In Cydia fagiglandana chromosome 16, ilCydFagi1.1, whole genome shotgun sequence, the following are encoded in one genomic region:
- the LOC134672046 gene encoding uncharacterized protein LOC134672046, with protein MAKPIRSSVRSMLFKIICNYNQVRHDENERLLEKKRILDEIIQATAGVDDENVRETIQKLASELKNVIDNNASESSYLEKVSTMTGASIRTLRTIKKEGSINQGQWNTPGKKRPRPPTVSNLDNFDVSAIRNKINEFYCVKKQVPTLRALHADLKESIGFSGCCETLRKILHENGFEFKKNKEERSILMEKFEISGWRQRFLRAIHKKREEGKNIVYLDETYVHQNYRPKKSWQGPSTSGLVEKISSGKRHIIVHAGSEQGFVPNALLVFSTKSKAADYHDDMNSSNFLKWLREMLIPNLTEPSVIVMDNASYHVTQINKPPTMHSLKADIQKWLRENNIPYEECFKKEELMCLVEENKIGPIYAAEELLKQHGHEVLKLPPYHCDLNAIELIWSLTKRKIASRNVGLPGSDTENLIRECFAMITPEDWKKSTVHVINVERKYKSKDNITDTELAPFIIEVRESDNDSDSSLSGIEFLESDFDYDS; from the exons ATGGCTAAACCGATTAGAAGCAGTGTGAGGAGCATGTTATTTAAGATAATCTGTAACTATAATCAAGTTCGACACGACGAAAATGAGAGATTACTAGAAAAGAAGCGAATATTGGACGAAATCATTCAGGCGACCG cgGGCGTAGATGACGAAAATGTTAGAGAAACTATTCAAAAGCTAGCAAGCGAACTGAAGAATGTTATTGATAATAACGCATCAGAATCAAGTTATTTAGAGAAAGTGTCTACTATGACag gtgcAAGCATTCGTACACTACGCACAATTAAAAAAGAGGGTTCTATTAACCAAGGCCAATGGAATACGCCAGGGAAAAAACGACCCCGGCCACCAACTGTGTCAAATTTAGACAATTTTGATGTGTCAGCCAtccgtaataaaattaatgagttTTATTGCGTCAAAAAGCAGGTACCTACTCTAAGAGCCTTACATGCGGATTTGAAAGAATCTATAGGATTCTCAGGATGTTGTGAAACACTGAGGAAAATACTACACGAGAACGGatttgagtttaaaaaaaataaagaagagCGCTCCATCCTCATGGAAAAGTTTGAAATATCTGGGTGGAGGCAAAGGTTTCTTAGAGCTATACATAAAAAACGGgaagaaggaaaaaatattgtgtatctTGATGAGACATATGTCCATCAAAATTACAGACCGAAGAAGTCATGGCAAGGGCCTTCAACTTCCGGTTTAGTTGAAAAAATTTCCTCGGGTAAGCGGCATATTATAGTGCATGCTGGATCAGAGCAAGGATTTGTGCCCAATGCTTTGCTTGTTTTTAGCACAAAATCCAAAGCAGCTGACTATCATGATGACATGAACAGTTCTAATTTTTTAAAGTGGCTACGAGAAATGTTAATCCCAAATTTGACTGAGCCCAGTGTAATTGTTATGGACAATGCCAGTTACCAtgtaacacaaataaataagcCTCCAACCATGCACAGCTTAAAGGCTGATATTCAAAAATGGCTAAGGGAAAATAATATCCCATATGAAGAGTGTTTCAAAAAGGAGGAATTGATGTGCCTCGTTGAGGAAAATAAAATTGGTCCCATATATGCAGCAGAGGAGTTATTGAAGCAGCATGGGCATGAGGTCCTTAAATTGCCTCCATACCATTGCGATCTAAACGCTATTGAGTTGATATGGAGCCTCACAAAGCGAAAAATAGCCAGCAGAAATGTGGGGCTACCGGGTTCAGATACGGAAAACTTGATCCGAGAATGTTTTGCAATGATTACCCCGGAAGattggaaaaaaagtacagtccaTGTAATAAATGTGGAACGAAAATACAAGTCTAAGGACAACATTACAGACACTGAACTAGCTCCATTCATAATAGAAGTTCGGGAAAGTGACAATGACAGTGATAGTTCTCTGTCAGGAATTGAATTTCTTGAATCCGATTTCGATTATgattcttaa